One Novipirellula galeiformis DNA window includes the following coding sequences:
- a CDS encoding autotransporter family protein produces MKKRTARLALLMAILGAPAAMAADFSVNNPNDSGTNSLRWAIEQVNAAGAGNHSITFSGGLDPIELASNLPRIEGSGQTITINGAGNTVSGNETSRLFFVAAGDVTIENITLKDGLAAGGKGGDGMAGGGGGAGAGGALFVNSGANVVVRGVTLDSNAAKGGDGGVGSLSPRGGGGGGGFHGDGGSTTDYGGGGGGGFEAEGGSSSTTTGGAAGVDGGGAGGDSGAAGANGGEFGGGGGNGANIMAVSGNGGDFGGGAGKGSGTGGDSAPGSGGFGGGDGGATYYGGDAGDAMGGAIFVRSGGSLSIVDSSFSDNTLTAGSGGAGSNASRRGADGETIGAGMYLHTGVTAGYEISTGSTSMNDEIGGSGSLEKTGAGELVLSAANTYTGGTTVSGGNLQVNSASLPGDVTNNASVQFNQVSDGTYSGVISGTGSLTKTGSGILTLSGASTHTGETTIDAGRLAVNGSLAGNAIVNSGGELGGSGTIHGNVVNNGIFAAGNSIGTMTIGGDATFNSGSSTVVEIQAAATPVAGTDNDLITADTATINGGDVSVQGAAGTYTGGAKYTFLQTHSGLAGVFDSINDDLAFFDAELGYDSYSAFFTLVANSTDYASVGGSGNRQSVGAYIDQNSTGASGDFASVLDAFSMLTTAQVQSGLGQLSGDVYGSGSQVMIQGTSQLIGTIGGQLRAGLFSGGGASGGGFASATPSTSPAASASDSGVALVSYVEASQTPCDVLISPTCRAAYHWRGWVTGYGLGGSAESDGNAAGIGYGLGGTTFGIQRDLGDNARLGFFGGYVGSSVSADNMNQTVRANGGNFGSYLTHTSGRHYGIALGGLQFDDFDSDRTIQVGGLTRTASGDADGWQGFAYGERGLNLQLTRSHQWQPFAGLQYVYARQNGFTETGAGSMNLAMAGIDTHSLRSNLGSRLQWQPWTSARGWAITPEIRGSWMHEFLDTTSVVNAQFAGVGGAGFSANGLDLGRDWAIVGGGFAARPSDRWELRADYNTQFNDRQVFHVGSGTLSYAW; encoded by the coding sequence ATGAAAAAACGAACTGCTCGTCTTGCTCTCCTAATGGCCATTTTGGGCGCGCCTGCTGCCATGGCCGCCGACTTTAGTGTCAACAATCCCAATGACTCCGGTACCAATTCGCTGCGTTGGGCGATCGAACAAGTGAACGCCGCCGGTGCCGGCAACCACTCGATCACCTTTTCAGGCGGGTTGGATCCGATTGAGTTGGCATCGAATCTGCCGAGGATTGAGGGGAGCGGGCAAACGATCACGATCAATGGCGCTGGCAATACGGTCTCGGGGAACGAAACCTCGCGGTTGTTCTTTGTCGCCGCTGGGGATGTTACGATCGAAAATATCACGCTCAAAGATGGCCTCGCCGCGGGCGGCAAGGGGGGTGATGGAATGGCTGGCGGCGGCGGCGGCGCGGGGGCCGGCGGGGCCTTGTTCGTCAACTCCGGTGCCAACGTCGTTGTTCGCGGCGTCACGCTCGATAGCAATGCCGCCAAGGGAGGCGATGGCGGAGTAGGAAGCCTCTCTCCTCGAGGTGGCGGTGGTGGGGGTGGATTCCACGGCGATGGTGGCAGCACGACCGACTATGGCGGCGGTGGCGGAGGTGGATTCGAAGCCGAGGGCGGCAGCAGCAGCACCACCACCGGCGGCGCCGCTGGTGTCGATGGCGGAGGAGCGGGTGGCGATAGCGGTGCCGCTGGGGCCAATGGCGGTGAGTTTGGGGGCGGCGGCGGAAACGGCGCGAACATCATGGCGGTCAGTGGCAACGGCGGCGATTTTGGCGGCGGCGCCGGTAAAGGCAGTGGCACGGGCGGCGACAGTGCCCCCGGAAGCGGCGGCTTCGGTGGCGGCGATGGAGGGGCAACCTATTACGGCGGCGATGCGGGCGATGCCATGGGCGGCGCGATCTTCGTCCGCAGCGGCGGTTCGCTCTCGATCGTCGATAGCAGTTTTTCCGACAATACGCTGACCGCCGGAAGCGGTGGCGCAGGAAGCAATGCGAGTAGACGTGGAGCCGACGGGGAAACGATCGGAGCGGGCATGTACCTGCACACCGGGGTGACCGCGGGCTACGAAATCAGCACCGGATCGACGAGCATGAATGACGAGATCGGCGGCAGCGGGTCGCTCGAGAAAACCGGCGCTGGCGAACTCGTTCTCTCCGCAGCTAATACTTACACCGGGGGCACGACGGTTTCGGGCGGCAACTTGCAAGTCAACTCGGCCTCCTTGCCCGGCGACGTGACCAATAACGCCAGCGTCCAATTCAATCAAGTCAGCGATGGCACTTACTCCGGTGTCATCTCAGGAACAGGGAGTCTGACGAAAACGGGCTCCGGCATACTGACGCTCAGCGGCGCAAGCACCCACACCGGAGAGACCACCATCGATGCCGGTCGGCTGGCCGTCAACGGATCGCTCGCCGGCAATGCCATCGTGAACAGCGGGGGCGAATTGGGCGGCAGTGGAACCATCCACGGTAACGTCGTCAACAACGGCATCTTCGCCGCCGGCAACTCGATCGGAACGATGACCATTGGGGGCGATGCCACCTTCAATTCCGGCAGCAGCACCGTGGTCGAGATCCAAGCGGCGGCCACGCCGGTCGCCGGCACCGATAACGACTTGATCACCGCCGACACGGCTACCATCAATGGAGGCGATGTCTCAGTGCAAGGAGCTGCGGGGACCTACACCGGCGGAGCTAAGTACACGTTCCTGCAAACCCACAGTGGCCTCGCCGGTGTGTTCGATTCGATCAACGATGACCTCGCCTTCTTTGATGCCGAACTGGGCTACGATTCGTACTCGGCGTTCTTTACCCTGGTCGCTAACAGCACCGACTATGCGTCGGTGGGCGGCTCGGGGAATCGTCAATCCGTGGGAGCCTACATCGACCAAAACTCCACTGGCGCCAGCGGTGACTTCGCCAGCGTGCTCGATGCGTTTAGCATGCTGACGACGGCCCAAGTGCAAAGTGGACTGGGCCAACTGAGCGGCGATGTTTACGGCAGCGGATCGCAGGTGATGATCCAAGGCACAAGCCAGTTGATCGGTACGATCGGCGGCCAATTGCGTGCGGGTCTATTCAGCGGTGGTGGAGCCAGCGGAGGCGGCTTCGCCAGTGCCACGCCGTCAACAAGTCCCGCCGCATCCGCTTCGGACTCCGGCGTTGCCTTGGTCAGTTATGTCGAGGCTTCGCAAACGCCTTGTGATGTGCTGATCTCGCCGACCTGCCGTGCCGCCTATCACTGGCGCGGCTGGGTAACCGGTTACGGACTGGGCGGCTCGGCCGAGTCCGATGGCAACGCTGCGGGGATCGGTTACGGATTGGGCGGAACCACGTTTGGAATCCAGCGCGATCTCGGCGACAACGCTCGCCTTGGCTTCTTCGGCGGTTACGTCGGTTCGTCGGTCAGCGCCGACAACATGAACCAAACCGTGCGCGCCAACGGCGGCAACTTTGGCAGCTATCTCACTCACACCTCGGGTCGTCATTACGGGATCGCACTGGGCGGTTTGCAGTTCGACGATTTTGACAGCGATCGTACGATCCAGGTCGGCGGATTGACTCGTACCGCAAGCGGCGACGCGGACGGATGGCAAGGCTTTGCCTATGGCGAACGCGGCTTGAATTTGCAATTGACTCGTTCGCACCAGTGGCAACCGTTCGCTGGGCTGCAATACGTCTACGCTCGTCAAAACGGGTTTACTGAAACGGGCGCCGGATCGATGAACTTGGCGATGGCGGGCATCGATACACATTCGCTGCGCAGCAACTTGGGCAGCCGTTTGCAGTGGCAGCCATGGACATCGGCTCGTGGCTGGGCGATCACACCGGAGATTCGTGGCAGTTGGATGCACGAGTTCTTGGACACCACGTCGGTCGTCAACGCCCAATTCGCCGGTGTCGGCGGTGCGGGCTTTAGTGCTAACGGATTGGACCTGGGCCGTGACTGGGCGATCGTCGGTGGCGGTTTCGCGGCACGTCCGAGTGACCGCTGGGAATTGCGAGCCGATTACAACACCCAGTTCAACGACCGGCAAGTCTTCCACGTCGGCTCGGGAACGCTCAGCTACGCTTGGTAA